The DNA sequence CTGCTCTCTGTTCCTGGTCTCAACTGTCAACAAAGGGGCAGGTGGAGAAGGGTGGCACTCTGCCTGACCCGGCAGGTCTGAAGCCTGTGCTGAAGCGTACACATCCTGCTCACCACCCTCTTAACCAGGTCCTGTGATTCTAACCAGAGGCTGTCACCAGGGGGCAGCAAAGGCCCCCTTTTCCTCTACCTGAGCGTGCTGCTGTTACCTCCCTGGCTGCTCAGCACCGCCAGCATTTCGTGAGATAAAACCTCTAGCTCCTGTGTTAGGAaggaggcagacacacagactaGGAGCTAAGAGAAAAAGGCTCCTCGCTTGCAGAAACATGCGGATATGCCTGGTCTGAGGACCCTCACCCATGACGGAACCCTCACCCATGACGGAACCCCACACCCCAAAGGTCCTACTTTCAGGGACTCTACTAGCTAACCCAGGCTTCTCTAGTGATCCTGCCAAGCTATAAACCTCTGCCTGCATCCCTCTGGTGACAGCCCTTCTCCTCCAGGACAGACAACCTGCAGTTGTCACTCCTAATCACCCCGCTAACAGCCTGTGCCTACTCCAAACAGAAGGTGCCACCGCTGTGCACAGCCTACTGGCTGCAAGTTACAGATCTCAATAGCAGCGTCTTGACTCGCTCCTCCAGCTTGTGGTCAACCAAAGTCCCCTGTCCTAAGCTGTTCTCCTGCCACTCCTCCCTGTAGCTTCACCATTAACCTGGGCCAGGAGCAAGACAAGCTGAACCTACATTTTAACCCTCGCTTCAACGAATCCACCATCGTCTTCAACTCTCGTGATGGCGGCAGGTGGGGACAAGAGCAACGAGAAAGTAACAAGTGCTTCAGTCCAGGAGAGGACGTCAAGGTGAGGTCAAACGGGAGCCCAAATGATGGCCCTCCTGCCTGGACTTGGGAGCACCGTCAGGCACCGTGAGGACCCTTTCCAGGCTCTCCTGACATTGTTTCCTCTCCTTACAGATCACTGTGGCCTTCCATAATAATGAGTTCAAGGTGACATTACCTGATGGACACACGGTGACCTTCCCCAACAGGCTGGGTCAAAACCACCTGCGCTACCTAAGTATGGCCGGGCTCCAAATCTCCTCCTTCAAGCTTGAGTGAGCACGCAGCACCTCCTCAGAACAAGACCTCAGTCCCTAAACCCGTTTCGGCCCTCTCTGTGAGCCCCATTAGGACCGCGGTCTTTAGGTCCTGTAATTTCCCACGCTCCTTCTGGCTAACCCCAGCCCCTAGCTCAAGAGCAAATAAAAGAATCCACATTTATTATTTCCACAGTGAGAAATGTTAGCACTTCCCATGCGTGTTAATGCTCCCCCACCTTCGATGCAGGgttggaaactgaggcacagagtgtAGCGCTGACaagggaagagggtgggaggTGCTCCCAAGCCACCCCGTGCCTGTAAACTTCCCTTCCTCCTGGTGACCTGAGCACCTGCCAAGCTGTCCTGCAGGATTACGGGGCAGATACTGGTTCCAGGCACCTGGGGCCAGGGTGTTCCAGGAACTGCAGATAAGGGTCCCACCTGGGCCTCTTATCGGTTAAGCATTCCAGACTGGTTACTCATTACCTTGCCTGCCCCCCCTTCTAGCTGGGGGGCCTGAAAGGGGGTCCTCAACTTTCCAAACTCCCAGGAGGGGAAAGGGCACCTCAGCAGGGGCTGCCTCCCTGGCTTCTTAGGCAGTTAGCTTTTACGGTCAGGCACAGGAGACGGATCTGGGGTTCACAGAAGACTCTACACCTGACCTCTCTCTGGGAACTGGAGAGGAGCCTGGAATAGGGCTATTGAGGACACAGTGGTGGCCTTCTGGGGCAGTCTAAATGAGCAGGAGCAGGCAGTCCCACAGAGACAATGGCCCTGTATGGTCCTtagcccagccccaccccacccggGAAGCATCCTGGGGCACAAAGCCCACACTGTGAGGCCATGGGGTTGGCACAGGGTATGACTGAAGGGCTAGTGGGCCTAGAGGCAGCGGAGGGAGGTGGGTGAGAGCAGTAAGGACCCCCTTACCAATGTCTGCCTTCCATAGACCAGGAAGGATGTGGGGCTAACTCCAGTTGGGCAACTGTCCATGTCTTGTGGGTAGTGTAGTTGTTAGGTGATGGTGGGTGAGCTTAGCCCCTCTGCTTTCTGTGAGTCTTCAGGATGGCAGGACCTGGAGCCCATGCCCAGTCCCTCACACCTTGACTTCGTCATCTTCCTCAGCGTCAGCAAATTCAAAGGAATTGACCTGCACCGTGCTGGGCACTGGGGTTCTGTCACTGGTCGGAGGTGCACTCCATTCTTCATTCAGGCTCTCCCAGGAGCCGTGGACTTGAGGTAGCACCCCTGCCAGCTCCCGCCGAGCATCCATCTCGGTGTAGTGGCGGCTGGCCCGGCTGGCACCCCAGCTGGCTCCGTGCCTGCCAAAGGCCATGTTGGGAAGCACCTGGGGATTCTCTCCCACCGGGCTGGGCTTTATCTCTGCCACAGCACCCAGCACAGTAGTGACCCCATTGGGGAAATGTCCACGGGCTGGGGGGCTTGCTGCAGGAGCTGCGAGGCTTGCTACAGGGTCTGAGGTGGTTATGGGACGGGCTGGGGGTTTTGCAATAGGGGCAGCAGGGGTTGCTGCTGAGGCAGGGGGTTTGGCAGCAGGGGCTGTGGTCTCAGCTGCTGGGGCTTCTGAAAGGCTCATGACCCCTAGCATCTCGCTGAGGAGCGAGGGGCCTAGGTCAAGGTCAAAACGGAAAGACAAGAGGGAGTCAGAGCGTCGAAGCTCGGGCTCGGAGGGGAAAGAATTTTGCTCTCGGTCTTGAGCATGGTCACGGTCGCGGTCACAGTCATGGTCTTGGTTGCTGTACTTTTCCGCACGTGGCAGGCGCGAGATGGTGCAGAACCCAGAATCCAGGCCTAGCAAAGAAATGAAGCAGAGGTCAAGGATGGGGTTCCTAGTCCGTTCTTGGAGACAAAGAGCCAGGACAATCCTGATCTACCATGGGGCCCTTGGAAAGCTGTATCCCTTGCTGGCCTCTACACGGATCCCACAGCCTTCCACACGATCTGAAACTAATCCTGATGCCACTTTACAGAAGAGCAAGTGGAAGTTCAGCTTGAGATGGGCAGACCTTGCCCAATGCCAGTCTGTCGGGGTTGGAACGCTGCCTGCAGCTTGAATCTTGACACTCAGTCCTGATGTGGACTTAGCCATGGTTCCTGGTTCCCTCTATGAAACTGACTGATGGCTGCATGTTAGTTTATCTGTGGTCATACGAAGGAACAGAGAAATCATAGGTTCTCAGGACAGAGACATGCCCTCCAAAGGTTACCAGCCCAACCCTTACTTGCAGGACCACCAGGTCTGATACAGTGGCACCAAGACTGTAATGCAAAGCATGACCATGAGGGGGCAGCAGTAACCCACGGTCCCCTGGAGAGTTGGCCTGCCAAGGTGGCATTCACACCTGAATCAATTTGCTAAGTTACGGGAGCTTTGTTCAAATAACAGCTGTCCTGAGCAACTGCTACAGAGCTGCCTAGGTCACGGCTGACTTTACTCAATCTTTTCCTgtctggtgttttgagacagggtctctctatgtagcctaggctgtcctggaactcactgtgtagagcagactggcctcatcGCTTCGCTGAATCTTAGCACTGAGACTAAGGGACCCGTAGAGGTGAGGACTGGCGGGCAGTCCATGTGCTTACTAGGACTGGAAACCAGAGTGGGCTCAGAGAGCCTCACCGTGATACCCTCGGACACTGAGGTGGGGGCTGCTTCAcggaaggagacagaaaggggtggacTAGCCACAAAGCCCAGAGATGAGAAAGGTTCTCCAGAGTCACAGAACAAGTTAGAAGGTTGCTATAATACAAACTTTATATCTGTCTCAGCCTCGGGGTTATGAGGTCTAAGCAGGCTGGCACCCCAAGTCCCTAATGTCACCACCGCCCCCCCTCATCCTCAGCCTAGGTTGGGGGCCAgactccaacagttcatagactTGAACAGCTATGGGGAAAGGTTGCTATGGAGGCCTGGCAGAACCCCACAATTtctctgggtttgaatcccagcaatggaaaagagactgtgaacccaggtcctcaccgTAACCAGAGCGGCCATCCGTGGAGCCGGCAGGACTGCTGTCAAAGCTGAGCTTGCCCACCACCAGGCTGTCATAGGTGGCCTGGTTGAGCTGGGGCAGGGAAATGGCATTCTTGATGATGGGGGAGATGGCAGGCGGGGCGGGTGACGCTGAAGCTGGGGAAGCCATCCTTCGAGGAGGCACCCCCACCCGGCGCACCTGCTGGAGCTTCCTGGCCAGAAAACTTCGGGGTGAGCGGTGGGTGTTCCCAGAGCGACCCCCATGGTTGCTGAGGAAGGAAGTGTCACCGAAGACATCCCCACCACGGCCCACGTGCATGGTGTGGCGGAAGTCCCCAAGTGGGGGACTGATCATATCTGCTGTCAGTCGCCTCTTTCCGTGGGAACTGGACACCCATCCTACAGGAGACATCTTGCCCAAGCTCATGGTGGGGGCTCCTATGCCCCCCTGGGGGCCAGGCATCAGCtttggctgctcacaactgctggTCCATGCCCAGCTAGGGCCAGGGGAGATGGCAGGCTGGGTTCAGGGACCCTTCTCAGCCTCTTTCTGTGGATGAGGATGGTGCAGCAGAAGGCAACCCTTGATTCTGTTAAGGCGCTGTCCCCAGTGCTGAGGCTGAGGGCGTCTACTCCTCTCTCCCAGAGGCCCTGTCCCTTGCCCCTGGTGAGGCTGAGGATCTGAGAAGACACCAGATGGGTGGTCCCTGTCCTGGGGTGGAGACCTGAAAGGGCAGAGAGACAGCATTGTGGCATGGCAGCAACAGAGGAAATTCAAGTCCAAACAGTAGCCACCCAAGAGAACAAATGCAGCCGCCCAGCCAGGCACAAAGGAGGACCCGCAGAGTCTGTGTGTAGGGGGTTCAGGAAGGATCTGGGGGGCGGTGGTGACAGAGTGGAGCCCACTTACAGCACAAGCTGAAGGACCTTGAACTCAGCAACACCCACAACAAGGTCAAGCGTAATCCCAGTGTTGTGGGGtggaaccaaaacaaaaccaaacccacaagtttcaggttcagtgagtggCTCTGCTTCCAGGgactcagagagacagagcaggacTTCTGTATGTGAGCACGTGGAcctatgcacccacacacacgtgcacgccaTGGCTGAGAACCGGCAGCGTGGATGGCAATCGCAGTCAGAAGTGTGGATGCCTCTGAGCGCCACTGCCGGGGCGAGGACAGAGACTCCATTCTGCTCTGAGTTCACAATGGGCATCAGTGAAGCGGAAAAATGATCGATCATGACATAAGACCTGCAGGTGAGGTGTCAATGGCTCTCCTGCCCACGTCAGGCGACTCAGACACTAGACTTGCCAGAGGCACTAGAGAAATGGATTTGAAAGTGTAGTGACTTGCCCGTGACTTCTCGGGAAGAAACAGAGAGTTGGGTTCCCCATCCCAGCAACCTTGAGCCCGCTCCAGACACACGCCTCTTGCCGGCGTGTTTCAGTTCTCTGGGGGTTCAAATCTATTCCACCTGGAGAGGCCAAGAGAAAGGAGGCGCCCTGCCAAGGTCTTGTGAACTGCTGCGTACACAGCCTGCCACAAAGCCAGCACTGACGCTCCTCAGGGCCCTCGGCCTCCAAGGTGCTTCCTGGAAAAGGGATCCTGTGGTCCAAAGTGGCTTTTTCCAGCCAGCTCCTGTGTGCTGAGCATTCAATGATCTAAGAAGGCCTGCAGAAAGGGCTTCATCAGTTGGTCAGGTTGATGGAGGAGCCTTGTTGTTGGGGAACAAGTTTTAGGGAAAAAATAGTGCCATGGGTGCCAAAAGCTAGTCCCTACTTACGGACGTCCCTCCTGATCCCTcacctccttcctctgctgtgcTACCCTTCTCAGAGGGCACCTCTgcgtctccttttctctttccctaggTGGCTGAGGGACTTAGGGTCCTGAAGCCCATACTCTGGTTTTCTGTGACCCAGAGAGGGCCAAGTTTGCTTAAGGTCTCGCCAAAAAGCTAGTCCAAACTTGAACTCGGGGCCTCTGACTCACGTAAGCCCTTGCCGGCTTTCAGGGCCCAGTCTTGTTTCCCTGAGCACTTTGAGGGTGGGGCGATGCCTGgattttcctgcctccctcccagcGCTTAGCACTTGGCCAAATCCAAAGCCAGCCTAATCATTAGCCGAGATAACCTTCTGGTCAGAGGGACCACCCCCTGCCACCTTCTGAGAGGGCAG is a window from the Microtus ochrogaster isolate Prairie Vole_2 chromosome 15, MicOch1.0, whole genome shotgun sequence genome containing:
- the Lgals2 gene encoding galectin-2; translation: MSEKFEITNLDMKSGMTLKIKGKIHKDVNSFTINLGQEQDKLNLHFNPRFNESTIVFNSRDGGRWGQEQRESNKCFSPGEDVKITVAFHNNEFKVTLPDGHTVTFPNRLGQNHLRYLSMAGLQISSFKLE
- the Cdc42ep1 gene encoding cdc42 effector protein 1, which produces MPGPQGGIGAPTMSLGKMSPVGWVSSSHGKRRLTADMISPPLGDFRHTMHVGRGGDVFGDTSFLSNHGGRSGNTHRSPRSFLARKLQQVRRVGVPPRRMASPASASPAPPAISPIIKNAISLPQLNQATYDSLVVGKLSFDSSPAGSTDGRSGYGLDSGFCTISRLPRAEKYSNQDHDCDRDRDHAQDREQNSFPSEPELRRSDSLLSFRFDLDLGPSLLSEMLGVMSLSEAPAAETTAPAAKPPASAATPAAPIAKPPARPITTSDPVASLAAPAASPPARGHFPNGVTTVLGAVAEIKPSPVGENPQVLPNMAFGRHGASWGASRASRHYTEMDARRELAGVLPQVHGSWESLNEEWSAPPTSDRTPVPSTVQVNSFEFADAEEDDEVKV